One Tachypleus tridentatus isolate NWPU-2018 chromosome 3, ASM421037v1, whole genome shotgun sequence DNA window includes the following coding sequences:
- the LOC143247942 gene encoding zinc finger BED domain-containing protein 5-like, with translation MDGNILDESPRKLYKVSLLSLPLGQQGHHSKVQQEALGIMSSNIHPQHKDKSFFEHYGNALKKMKLDSTGAFKEMNQKLLVFARYVHSGSFCSPLETTTKASDILEKVSSFIESENLLWDNVCGCCTDGAPAMLGTNSGFQVFVKMQTPKVKGIHCMIYHQALASKTLPAPLEKVLDQTIQIVNFGKGGALNLQLFSQLYTDMDAGHCHPLFHTNVQCLSRGNVTEQVFELRDELKLFFELQGKMEFFAWLEWIMHLACLVDIEQLNKLNLQIQGRNKNIIKFMESLKAFMSKLENWKRKHLTALENEFRYLPELSEEELNLVQNPFKLLVEKVLNDCQDEFLELKTYLGARAIFNEKSIAEFWPLMCNSNPKVAAKAIHALLPFVSIHLCKSDFNSLTNGN, from the exons ATGGATGGTAACATTCTTGATGAGTCTCCAAGGAAGCTTTACAaagtttccttgttatctttgcctttgggacagcagggacatcaCAGCAAagtacaacaggaagcactgggcATAATGTCAAGT AATATTCATCCTCAACACAAGGACAAAAGCTTTTTTGAACATTATGGCAATGCTCTCAAAAAGATGAAGCTGGATTCAACAGGGGCATTCAAAGAAATGAACCAAAAG TTGCTGGTATTTGCAAGATATGTTCACTCAGGTTCTTTTTGTTCTCCTCTTGAAACAACTACCAAGGCTTCAGATATTTTGGAAAAGGTTTCATCTTTCATTGAATCAGAAAATCTTTTATGGGATAATGTCTGTGGGTGTTGTACAGATGGAGCACCAGCTATGTTAGGGACAAATTCTGGATTTCAAGTCTTTGTGAAAATGCAAACTCCAAAAGTGAAAGGCATTCATTGTATGATCTATCATCAGGCACTGGCCTCAAAAACACTTCCAGCTCCACTAGAGAAGGTTTTGGATCAAACAATTCAAATTGTGAATTTTGGCAAAGGAGGAGCTCTCAATTTGCAACTTTTCAGCCAGTTATATACTGACATGGATGCAGGCCATTGTCATCCTCTTTTCCACACAAATGTTCAATGTCTTTCAAGAGGAAATGTAACTGAGCAAGTATTTGAGCTTAGAGATGAGctcaaattattttttgaactTCAGGGTAAGATGGAATTTTTTGCCTGGCTGGAATGGATCATGCACCTTGCCTGTTTGGTTGATATTGAGCAGCTGAATAAACTGAATCTTCAGATACAAGGAAGgaataaaaacatcataaaattcATGGAATCCTTAAAAGCTTTCATGAGCAAGCTGGAAAATTGGAAGAGAAAG CATTTGACAGCACTGGAAAATGAATTCAGATATTTACCTGAACTTAGTGAGGAAGAGTTGAATTTAGTGCAAAAtccatttaaattgttagttgaAAAAGTTCTTAATGATTgtcaagatgaatttctggagcTGAAGACTTATTTGGGAGCAAGAGCTATATTCAATGAGAAATCAATTGCAGAATTTTGGCCCTTGATGTGCAATTCCAATCCAAAAGTGGCAGCAAAAGCTATCCATGCATTGCTTCCATTTGTGTCGATACATCTTTGCAAATCAGACTTCAACTCTCTTACAAATGGAAACTAA